The DNA window GAGACCGACGGCGTAGCCGTCTTCGAATGCGGCGGTGGCGACGGCGGCGGCGAGGCTGATCGCGTCCTCGCGGGTAGCTTCTGGTATATCGCCGGTCGAGGGCGTGGGTGGTACGTCGAGGACGATCCAGAGCCTTCGTGGGGCGGGCCGCGAGGTCTGGCGGACGACGAGTTGGCCTGTGCGCGCCGAGGCGCGCCAGGCGATGAGTCTGTGGCTGTCGCCGGTGGAGTATTCGCGCAGGCCGTAGAACTCGCCTCCCGACCCTGCGGAGCGCAGTGCGGCCGCGCTGCCGTCGCCCTGCGGGCCGAGGGTTTGCAGGAGTCGTGCGCGAAGGGGAAGCGGTCTTGGATGGACGATCGCGGCCTGGCGCTGCTGGAAGGTAACGCTTTTTCGCGTGAGTCCGAAGGGGAACGTGCTTGAGACGGTGATGCGTGAGAAGGTGGCTTCACCGCGTCGCGTGGGCCAGACGACGGCCTCGGCGTGAACGGTCTGCCTTGGTCCGACGTGTGCGACGAAGGCGACGGGTTGTGGCGTGTGTTTCGGCCAGGAGGGCGCCTCACGGCCGCGTCGCGAGGCGGGCGACTCGGTGATGGTGAGCGCGCAGGCGGGGATGAATCGGTTTCGGTTGCGGACGCGGTAGCGCACGACCATGCGGCCGCCGACCGCGCACTCGGGGATGGGTTCGCGTTCGACGTGGACGCCCATGAGCGCGGAGCCGGAGACGAAGCCGGAGAGGATGAGGCCTGCGACGGCGACGCCGAAGAGCCAGAAGAGGAGGTTGTTCTGGCTGTTGAGCGCGCCGACGGCGGTGAAGACGGCGACGGCGGCGTAGACCAAGCCGGGAAGGTGAAGGTGGTATCGGCGGCGCACGGCCGGTGGTCGAGGGGCTTGAATGGGAGGCGCGCTCACGGCGGTTGCCTCAGGCTTCTCCGCCGGTGCCGTCGAAGTTGAGTTCGGCGACGGTTGGGAGGTCCTTGATCGAGGCGAGTCCGAAGGCGTCGAGGAACTGCTTGCTGGTGCCGTAGAGCATGGGGCGGCCCAACTCCTCTGCCCTTCCGGTGATGGCGATGAGCCGGCGTTCGAGGAGGGTTCGGAGGACTTCGCCGCAGGCGACGCCGCGGATGGCCTCGACCTCGGCGCGTGTGACAGGCTGCCGGTAGGCGATGACGGCGAGGGTTTCGAGCGCTGCGCGGCTGAGGCGTGAGGACGCGCGCGCGCCGTGGTAGCGTGAGACAACGCCGGCGTGCTGGGGGAGCGTCATGAGTCGATATCCGCCGGCGAGGGCTTCAACCCTGAAGGCACGGTCGCTGCGGGCGTACTCCGCGTTGAGAGCGTCGACACCGGCGCGGATGGTGTTCTCGGCGCGTGACGCCTGGCGCGGGTCCGCGCCTTCGGGGAGCAGC is part of the Synechococcales cyanobacterium CNB genome and encodes:
- the scpB gene encoding SMC-Scp complex subunit ScpB; translated protein: MMWASSSASRMVCGVIVVCPRTPHGRRDAARPAPAGSSGAASTPPRPFLSLPSPSPARRRAVRTIARFSDRAPDGWYHRGMPNALEHAAGNPTTDDAPLPDQPFTAPLEAVLVSADRPVPARRIAEILGLLPEGADPRQASRAENTIRAGVDALNAEYARSDRAFRVEALAGGYRLMTLPQHAGVVSRYHGARASSRLSRAALETLAVIAYRQPVTRAEVEAIRGVACGEVLRTLLERRLIAITGRAEELGRPMLYGTSKQFLDAFGLASIKDLPTVAELNFDGTGGEA
- a CDS encoding DUF58 domain-containing protein; the encoded protein is MVYAAVAVFTAVGALNSQNNLLFWLFGVAVAGLILSGFVSGSALMGVHVEREPIPECAVGGRMVVRYRVRNRNRFIPACALTITESPASRRGREAPSWPKHTPQPVAFVAHVGPRQTVHAEAVVWPTRRGEATFSRITVSSTFPFGLTRKSVTFQQRQAAIVHPRPLPLRARLLQTLGPQGDGSAAALRSAGSGGEFYGLREYSTGDSHRLIAWRASARTGQLVVRQTSRPAPRRLWIVLDVPPTPSTGDIPEATREDAISLAAAVATAAFEDGYAVGLTIPDGARLAPRSGRPALRALLNELALFDAPTPTLSGEHANVPPPGRFDAFVVVSEYGDRGWPTPGRALRLAADAPDAWLAPGAPTNLAPVAAGAPK